A single genomic interval of Stieleria maiorica harbors:
- a CDS encoding glycosyltransferase family 4 protein → MRVAHIITRMIIGGAQENTLLNCLDLIEHHDDEVMLVTGPALGPEGDLLHRAGFFPDQANQQGRAELRGRAGELQIELLPMFRRNIHPLRDWAASRAIRNAIRHFRPDVVHTHSAKGGLLGRAAAWSLGVPAVIHTVHGAPFHEFQPRAAREFFRRCERYAAARCHHMISVADAMTDLMVRAGVAPREKFTTISSGMDVDPFLRADEHRQAVREKYQIAPDRVVIGKIARLFHLKGHDDLITAAADVVRQCPQVLFLLVGDGILREPLIRRIESIGLSDHFVFTGLVSPSDVPPLIGAMDVLVHTSLREGLARALPQALIAGKPAVSYDVDGAREVVISGETGFLVPARDTAVLADSLIRLAENDHLRQEWGRAGRQRFTEQFRHQEMTRQIRELYLRVLGRRPG, encoded by the coding sequence GTGCGCGTCGCCCACATCATCACTCGTATGATCATCGGCGGCGCCCAAGAAAACACGCTGCTGAATTGCCTGGACCTGATCGAGCATCATGACGACGAAGTGATGCTGGTCACCGGCCCGGCGCTGGGACCCGAAGGCGATCTGCTGCACCGCGCCGGTTTCTTCCCCGATCAAGCGAATCAACAGGGCAGGGCAGAACTCCGGGGCAGGGCAGGGGAGTTGCAGATCGAGCTGCTGCCGATGTTTCGTCGCAACATCCACCCGCTTCGCGACTGGGCTGCATCCAGGGCGATCCGCAACGCGATCCGACACTTCCGCCCCGATGTCGTGCACACCCACAGCGCTAAAGGCGGGCTGTTGGGCCGTGCCGCCGCTTGGTCGCTCGGCGTGCCCGCGGTGATCCACACCGTCCACGGCGCGCCCTTTCACGAATTCCAGCCCCGCGCGGCGCGCGAATTCTTTCGACGCTGCGAGCGGTACGCCGCAGCCCGCTGCCACCACATGATTTCGGTCGCCGACGCGATGACCGACCTGATGGTCCGCGCCGGCGTCGCGCCGCGCGAAAAATTCACCACCATCTCCAGCGGGATGGACGTCGATCCGTTCTTGCGTGCCGACGAGCATCGCCAAGCCGTCCGCGAAAAGTATCAAATCGCCCCCGATCGGGTCGTGATCGGCAAAATCGCGCGTCTGTTTCATCTCAAGGGCCACGACGATCTGATCACAGCGGCGGCCGATGTGGTGCGGCAATGCCCCCAGGTGTTGTTCCTGTTGGTCGGCGACGGCATCCTCCGCGAGCCGTTGATCCGGCGGATCGAGTCAATCGGCCTGTCCGACCATTTCGTCTTCACCGGCCTGGTGTCTCCGTCGGACGTCCCTCCGCTGATCGGTGCCATGGACGTCCTGGTCCACACCTCGCTGCGTGAGGGCCTCGCTCGAGCCCTGCCACAAGCCTTGATCGCCGGAAAACCGGCCGTCAGCTACGACGTCGATGGTGCCCGGGAGGTGGTGATCAGCGGCGAAACCGGCTTCTTGGTGCCGGCCCGCGACACCGCGGTGCTGGCCGATTCGCTGATCCGGCTGGCCGAAAACGACCACTTGCGACAAGAATGGGGCAGGGCAGGGCGGCAGCGATTTACCGAACAGTTCCGCCACCAGGAGATGACTCGCCAGATCCGCGAACTTTACCTGCGTGTGCTGGGCCGGCGGCCGGGCTAG
- a CDS encoding serine/threonine protein kinase yields the protein MTKTRDYYGPYRLTRLIRSGSTAEVWEAVHEHEQERYALKILKGRMAKDKTEVNLLKHEFNVGKDLQNSPRIIKILDYSIANERPFLVLELFSELNLKQALRRGPDSLAFMLDKIIEQAGEGVYYMHTRNWIHLDIKPDNFLVSRDGETKLIDFTITEKKKTGLSKIFHRKSLAKGTRSYMAPEQIRRKVCDERTDIYSFGCVLFEMATGKPPFTGDTPNDLLNKHLSASIPSAIAYNNNVTKEFADLIKRMMAKSASARPDSMWDFLKEIRSIQLWNKRPRKPEISVFDNMPGIRGADDMIRKPSATEFDDELED from the coding sequence ATGACCAAGACGCGAGATTACTACGGCCCGTACCGATTGACCCGACTGATTCGTTCCGGTTCGACCGCGGAGGTGTGGGAAGCGGTCCATGAACACGAACAGGAACGCTACGCGCTGAAGATCCTCAAAGGCCGGATGGCCAAGGACAAGACGGAAGTCAACCTGCTCAAGCACGAATTCAATGTCGGCAAGGACCTGCAAAACAGCCCCCGGATCATCAAAATTCTCGACTACTCCATCGCCAACGAACGCCCGTTTCTGGTGTTGGAACTGTTCAGCGAGTTGAACCTCAAACAGGCCCTCCGCCGCGGCCCGGACTCGCTGGCCTTCATGCTGGACAAGATCATCGAACAGGCCGGCGAAGGCGTCTATTACATGCACACCCGGAACTGGATCCACTTGGATATCAAACCGGACAACTTCCTGGTCAGCCGCGACGGCGAAACCAAACTGATCGACTTTACGATCACCGAAAAGAAAAAGACGGGTCTCAGCAAGATCTTCCACCGCAAGAGTCTGGCCAAGGGGACGCGCAGCTACATGGCGCCCGAACAGATCCGCCGCAAGGTCTGTGACGAACGCACGGACATCTATTCGTTCGGCTGCGTGCTGTTTGAAATGGCGACGGGCAAACCTCCCTTTACCGGCGACACCCCGAACGATCTGCTCAACAAACACCTGAGCGCCTCGATTCCCAGCGCGATCGCTTACAACAACAACGTGACCAAAGAATTCGCGGATCTGATCAAACGCATGATGGCCAAATCGGCATCCGCCAGGCCGGATTCGATGTGGGACTTTTTGAAAGAGATCCGTTCGATTCAACTGTGGAACAAACGCCCGCGAAAACCAGAGATCAGTGTCTTCGACAACATGCCTGGGATCCGCGGTGCCGATGACATGATTCGCAAACCATCGGCAACCGAATTTGACGACGAATTAGAGGATTGA
- a CDS encoding acetyl-CoA carboxylase carboxyltransferase subunit alpha: MAGPGLDFETEIAELEARISTLQRQTERSEASEGELRSLRTDLAKQLRDVYSSLDPWQTVQVARHKNRPYTKDYLNLAFDDFVELHGDKHFGDDRAMLSGFAKLDRFKVMVIGHQKGRTFKERAACHFGCAHPEGYRKAMVKMRLAEKYKLPLICFIDTPGAYPGVGAEERGQAQVIAESMFKMSQLKTPIICIVIGEGGSGGALGIGVGDRIAVLQHAYYSVISPEGCAGILWKSHEHAPKAAAALRFTSDHLKRLGVVDDVIDEPLGGAHRDHHQMASRLKTYLSKALGELETQSADELLNSRYEKFRRIGVFLENAS, encoded by the coding sequence ATGGCCGGACCCGGACTCGATTTTGAAACTGAAATCGCAGAACTTGAAGCTCGCATCAGCACCCTGCAACGCCAAACCGAACGCAGCGAAGCGTCCGAGGGCGAACTGCGGTCGCTGCGCACCGACCTTGCCAAACAGTTGCGCGACGTCTATTCGTCGCTCGATCCATGGCAAACCGTTCAAGTCGCCCGACACAAGAATCGCCCCTACACCAAGGACTACTTGAACCTGGCGTTCGACGATTTCGTGGAACTCCACGGCGACAAACACTTTGGCGACGACCGCGCGATGTTGTCCGGATTCGCCAAACTGGATCGCTTTAAAGTGATGGTGATCGGCCACCAAAAAGGACGCACCTTCAAAGAACGCGCCGCCTGCCATTTCGGATGCGCCCACCCGGAAGGCTATCGCAAGGCGATGGTCAAAATGCGGCTGGCCGAAAAGTACAAGCTGCCGCTGATCTGCTTCATCGACACCCCCGGCGCCTACCCGGGCGTCGGTGCCGAAGAACGCGGCCAGGCACAAGTGATCGCCGAAAGCATGTTCAAAATGAGCCAGCTGAAAACGCCGATCATCTGTATCGTGATCGGCGAAGGTGGGTCGGGTGGTGCACTCGGGATCGGCGTCGGTGACCGCATCGCCGTGTTGCAACACGCCTACTACAGCGTGATCAGCCCCGAAGGTTGCGCCGGCATCTTGTGGAAAAGCCACGAACACGCCCCCAAAGCCGCCGCGGCACTGCGGTTCACCAGCGACCATCTCAAACGCCTGGGCGTCGTCGACGATGTGATCGACGAACCGCTCGGCGGAGCCCATCGCGACCACCACCAAATGGCATCGCGACTGAAAACCTACCTCTCCAAAGCACTCGGTGAACTGGAAACCCAATCGGCCGACGAGCTGCTCAATTCACGCTACGAAAAATTCCGACGCATCGGAGTCTTTCTCGAAAACGCATCCTAG
- a CDS encoding trypsin-like peptidase domain-containing protein, with translation MLKRIDSEDPTAPSSSGGWEKTRGCSAVVGLLIALCVIGCSSEGDQSATANRRGDAGVAVNAYSGPAVSDFAIWRPFVELGEFEIAPDRIRSTAFAVRLDGEDRPVVMIPLHPALQLLEPVVDREAAQSARSGIRKTMIAEAFGAETEMRRLDKVVDLEAPSVLVGDSLTHDLLIVSPGATARRLRPLTLAANPARVGDVVWMATAVYRGAPASQVGHPATVTRIDDDGRMAYRFLNESLSLYATDGAPLLDDAGHVVGVHLGPTVDEDTVGEEPDEAVTGFGVTASEVRAAWGREVPGAEEKN, from the coding sequence ATGTTGAAGCGTATTGACAGTGAAGACCCGACGGCACCGTCGTCGTCGGGTGGATGGGAGAAGACGCGGGGATGCTCGGCGGTCGTAGGTCTGTTGATCGCTCTGTGCGTGATCGGATGCTCCTCGGAGGGCGACCAAAGTGCCACTGCGAATCGTCGCGGTGACGCGGGCGTCGCGGTGAACGCCTACAGCGGACCGGCGGTCAGTGACTTCGCGATCTGGCGCCCCTTTGTGGAGCTTGGTGAATTCGAGATCGCTCCCGATCGCATCCGATCAACCGCGTTCGCCGTTCGCTTGGACGGTGAGGATCGTCCCGTGGTGATGATCCCGTTGCATCCGGCGCTTCAACTGTTGGAACCGGTCGTCGATCGCGAAGCGGCGCAATCGGCAAGAAGCGGGATCAGGAAAACGATGATTGCCGAGGCGTTCGGAGCGGAGACCGAAATGAGACGGCTTGACAAGGTCGTTGACTTGGAAGCACCTTCGGTACTGGTCGGCGATAGCCTGACCCACGATTTATTGATCGTTTCACCCGGAGCGACGGCCCGCCGGCTTCGTCCATTGACACTCGCCGCCAACCCGGCACGGGTCGGCGATGTGGTTTGGATGGCGACGGCGGTCTATCGCGGTGCACCGGCCAGCCAGGTCGGGCATCCCGCGACGGTGACACGGATCGACGACGATGGACGCATGGCGTATCGGTTTCTCAATGAGAGCTTGTCGCTGTATGCAACCGACGGTGCTCCCTTGCTGGACGACGCGGGGCATGTCGTCGGCGTTCATCTGGGGCCGACGGTCGATGAGGACACGGTCGGCGAAGAGCCGGATGAGGCCGTCACCGGGTTCGGCGTCACCGCAAGCGAGGTGCGCGCCGCTTGGGGCCGCGAGGTGCCGGGGGCGGAAGAGAAGAACTGA
- a CDS encoding DUF1559 family PulG-like putative transporter, with amino-acid sequence MWSGNEIRANRKAQLRRSGRMVSRGFTLVELLVVIAIIGILVGLLLPAVQAAREAARRMQCSNNMKQIALATLNYESTYKQLPAGPWDGDPHTRNPSGRTSDACCRAANRAGWSAHWRILPFLEQGAVYEMATDDPPHWPYRPNNSREDDVAQMLIPVYYCPTRRSPTGYGSAKFGRVDYAGNGGFYHGRPDTAINFIPEAPLGAPAVSTRSRSNGGLIKKRGGAIIWAKEGDKRRLADIRDGLTHSIVFAEKSLPYTEQGTDGGDNERWNNAGWDTDTIRWHFPPKSDNDAYAPDRDNGGSTNWNHYFGAAHVGLHAALCDGSVQFYNFNIDATVWKNLCVVDDGESHEENQVH; translated from the coding sequence ATGTGGTCAGGTAACGAGATTCGAGCGAACAGGAAAGCGCAATTGCGTCGTTCGGGTCGGATGGTATCCCGCGGTTTCACGCTGGTTGAATTGCTGGTCGTGATCGCGATCATCGGGATCTTGGTCGGTTTGCTATTGCCCGCCGTCCAGGCCGCACGTGAAGCGGCGCGTCGAATGCAGTGCAGCAACAACATGAAGCAGATTGCACTCGCGACACTCAACTATGAAAGCACGTACAAGCAACTGCCCGCCGGTCCCTGGGACGGTGATCCCCACACCCGGAACCCCTCCGGTCGCACGTCCGACGCCTGTTGCCGAGCGGCAAACCGCGCCGGTTGGTCGGCGCACTGGAGGATCTTGCCCTTCCTGGAGCAAGGAGCGGTTTATGAGATGGCGACCGACGATCCGCCGCACTGGCCGTATCGCCCGAACAACTCGCGGGAAGATGACGTCGCCCAGATGCTGATCCCGGTCTATTACTGCCCGACCCGACGGTCGCCGACGGGATACGGAAGTGCAAAATTTGGCCGTGTCGACTACGCGGGAAACGGCGGCTTCTATCACGGCAGACCCGATACCGCGATCAACTTCATTCCGGAAGCTCCGCTGGGGGCGCCCGCGGTTTCCACGCGAAGTCGCAGCAACGGAGGTTTGATCAAGAAACGGGGTGGAGCAATCATTTGGGCCAAAGAAGGCGACAAGCGGCGTCTGGCCGACATCCGCGACGGTCTCACGCACAGCATCGTGTTCGCCGAAAAGTCGTTGCCCTACACCGAGCAGGGAACCGATGGTGGCGACAATGAACGTTGGAATAACGCGGGTTGGGATACCGACACGATCCGTTGGCACTTCCCACCCAAGAGCGACAACGACGCGTATGCTCCCGATCGTGACAACGGCGGATCGACCAACTGGAATCACTACTTCGGCGCCGCGCATGTGGGTTTGCATGCCGCGCTGTGTGACGGGTCCGTGCAGTTTTACAACTTCAACATCGATGCCACGGTTTGGAAAAACTTGTGCGTCGTCGACGATGGAGAGTCCCATGAAGAGAACCAAGTCCACTAA